A single genomic interval of Ramlibacter pinisoli harbors:
- a CDS encoding tripartite tricarboxylate transporter substrate binding protein has product MHRVSPDRRRLLTASAAGAAGLLLPAWARADDYPSRPITFICPWPAGGTADASMRAICQVAARTLKQPVTVDNRAGAAGMIGAKAIAAAKPDGYTIGQIPISVTRFSQLGSLQADPRKDFTYLARTSGQTFGIAVQPDSKFKTLHDMVAHAKANPGKVTYAHAGVGGATHVGMEEFAMAAGIQLNAIAYKGGSAALNDTLGGQVDMLADSSSWAPHVEAGKLRLLATWGEERTPRFKDTPTLKELGYKVVVDAPNGIGAPAGLPPEVEKRLRDAFRLAVQSEEFKSVAAKIDAPVMYLDGPDYRKYVGQVYDRETQLIERLKLKELLAKG; this is encoded by the coding sequence ATGCATCGCGTTTCGCCCGATCGCCGCCGCCTGCTGACCGCGTCCGCGGCCGGAGCCGCCGGCCTGCTGCTGCCGGCCTGGGCCCGTGCCGACGACTATCCGTCGCGTCCCATCACCTTCATCTGCCCCTGGCCGGCCGGCGGCACCGCGGATGCCTCGATGCGCGCCATCTGCCAGGTCGCGGCGCGCACGCTCAAGCAGCCGGTCACGGTCGACAACCGGGCCGGCGCCGCCGGCATGATCGGCGCCAAGGCCATTGCCGCCGCCAAGCCCGACGGCTACACCATCGGCCAGATCCCGATCTCGGTCACCCGCTTCTCGCAGCTCGGTTCGCTGCAGGCCGATCCGCGCAAGGACTTCACCTATCTCGCCCGCACCTCCGGCCAGACCTTCGGCATCGCCGTGCAGCCGGACTCGAAGTTCAAGACGCTGCACGACATGGTCGCCCATGCCAAGGCCAACCCGGGCAAGGTGACCTACGCGCACGCCGGCGTCGGCGGCGCGACGCACGTGGGCATGGAGGAGTTCGCCATGGCAGCGGGCATCCAGCTCAACGCCATCGCCTACAAGGGCGGGTCGGCGGCCCTGAACGACACCCTGGGCGGCCAGGTCGACATGCTTGCCGACTCCAGCTCGTGGGCGCCGCACGTCGAGGCCGGCAAGCTGCGCCTGCTGGCCACCTGGGGCGAGGAGCGCACGCCGCGCTTCAAGGACACGCCGACGCTCAAGGAGCTGGGCTACAAGGTGGTGGTCGATGCGCCCAACGGCATCGGCGCGCCGGCCGGCCTGCCGCCCGAGGTGGAGAAGCGGCTGCGCGATGCGTTCCGCCTCGCCGTGCAGAGCGAGGAGTTCAAGTCGGTGGCGGCCAAGATCGACGCGCCGGTGATGTACCTCGACGGTCCGGACTATCGCAAGTACGTCGGTCAGGTCTACGACCGCGAGACCCAGCTGATCGAGCGCCTGAAGCTCAAGGAACTGCTCGCGAAGGGTTGA
- a CDS encoding UxaA family hydrolase: protein MPVHDSPLIRLHPDDNVLVAKAPLALGQALPEFGVKARAQVPAGHKIAARAIAEGEPVRKYNAVIGVAARAIEPGDYVHAHNLRLVDFARDPGFGLDVRPVDHVPEAERATFMGYVREDGRVGTRNFIGILSSVNCSATVINRIAAHFTPERLKAFPNVDGVAAFAQTTGCGMSSPSPHFDLLRRTLAGYARHPNMAGVLIVGLGCERNQVADLVDSQGLEKGRLLRTMVMQEVGGTAETIAAGVRAIEEMLPLANAYRRQRVPASHIKVGLECGGSDGFSGITANPALGAAMDILVRHGGTAILSETPEIHGVEYMLTRRAISPAVGQKLLDRLAWWEDYTRGHNGQFNGVVGPGNQAGGLANIFEKSLGSAMKGGTTPLQGVYEYAEPIDRNGFVFMDSPGYDPVAVTGQIASGANLICFTTGRGSMFGSKPAPTIKLASNSAMFHKLRGDMDINCGAILDGEVDVPQMGQRIFDAILAHASGEPTQSERLGLGDNEFVPWHLGIVS from the coding sequence ATGCCGGTGCACGACAGTCCCCTCATCCGCCTGCACCCGGACGACAACGTCCTGGTGGCCAAGGCCCCGCTGGCGCTGGGCCAGGCCCTGCCCGAGTTCGGCGTCAAGGCCCGCGCCCAGGTGCCGGCCGGGCACAAGATCGCGGCCCGCGCCATCGCCGAAGGCGAGCCGGTGCGCAAGTACAACGCCGTCATCGGCGTCGCCGCGCGCGCCATCGAGCCGGGGGACTATGTCCACGCCCACAACCTGCGGCTGGTCGACTTCGCGCGCGACCCGGGCTTCGGCCTCGACGTCCGGCCGGTCGACCACGTGCCCGAGGCCGAGCGCGCCACCTTCATGGGCTACGTGCGCGAGGACGGGCGCGTGGGCACGCGCAACTTCATCGGCATCCTGTCGTCGGTCAACTGCTCGGCGACGGTGATCAACCGCATCGCCGCCCATTTCACGCCCGAGCGGCTGAAGGCCTTCCCCAACGTCGATGGCGTCGCCGCCTTCGCGCAGACCACCGGCTGCGGCATGTCGTCGCCCAGCCCGCACTTCGACCTGTTGCGGCGCACGCTGGCCGGCTACGCCCGCCACCCCAACATGGCCGGCGTGCTGATCGTCGGCCTCGGCTGCGAGCGCAACCAGGTGGCGGACCTGGTCGATTCGCAGGGCCTGGAGAAGGGCCGCCTGCTGCGCACCATGGTCATGCAGGAGGTGGGCGGAACGGCCGAGACCATCGCGGCCGGCGTCCGCGCCATCGAGGAGATGCTGCCGCTGGCCAATGCCTACCGCCGCCAGCGCGTGCCGGCCAGCCACATCAAGGTGGGGCTGGAATGCGGCGGCTCCGACGGCTTTTCCGGCATCACCGCCAACCCCGCGCTGGGCGCCGCCATGGACATCCTGGTGCGCCACGGCGGCACCGCCATCCTGTCGGAAACCCCGGAGATCCACGGCGTCGAGTACATGCTCACGCGCCGCGCCATCTCGCCGGCGGTGGGCCAGAAGCTGCTCGACCGCCTGGCCTGGTGGGAGGACTACACGCGCGGCCACAACGGCCAGTTCAACGGCGTGGTCGGCCCCGGCAACCAGGCCGGCGGCCTGGCCAACATCTTCGAGAAGTCGCTCGGCTCGGCGATGAAGGGCGGCACCACGCCGCTGCAGGGTGTCTACGAGTACGCCGAGCCCATCGACCGCAACGGCTTCGTGTTCATGGATTCGCCCGGCTACGACCCGGTGGCCGTGACCGGCCAGATCGCCAGCGGCGCCAACCTGATCTGCTTCACCACCGGCCGCGGCTCGATGTTCGGCTCCAAGCCGGCGCCCACCATCAAGCTGGCCAGCAACAGCGCGATGTTCCACAAGCTGCGCGGCGACATGGACATCAACTGCGGCGCCATCCTGGACGGCGAGGTCGACGTGCCGCAGATGGGCCAGCGCATCTTCGACGCCATCCTGGCCCATGCCTCGGGCGAACCCACCCAGAGCGAGCGGCTCGGCCTGGGCGACAACGAGTTCGTGCCCTGGCACCTGGGCATCGTCAGCTGA